From the Quercus lobata isolate SW786 chromosome 6, ValleyOak3.0 Primary Assembly, whole genome shotgun sequence genome, one window contains:
- the LOC115994689 gene encoding uncharacterized protein LOC115994689, producing MGSLGDDDGEIKPINTDPNANFAHFETQVLDSQFSPSTLSGEKGEAEDAEELKYLQNNMAFEDTVPTEYAFETQVVNLDGETQELNIGDETQVLDDPDCIYNMDTQLLDEFDNEVAIGSDSEGEGTDRTEVLDDIDEQSDDGSVRSGSGRLVDEEKVQDTSLREHDKKGVMEQSDPLADKKQNPEVHVSTATNIVQCIQEPKPGAQPLRFTTVCEGMFRASALARMALKGVSNGSCSVPSNNQTLEVLTVKNSETSIIQDPPKVGELVDQEPDVGGCNEKMKGSRNENVCRAGSKAARKLFTDDSHDVYGGLPHNSNNAEVEELPQLPDCDDGLAGLSYADSQEPGELSQANALDFVDRFLKDNAMESQQEYDHGKKSWGKSNSLSSAKGQQSLAKKANVRNIFGETGIFDWDDTREDDGGGDIFRRKKEEFFDSGGHGRRSFTQPQKSGVSRLDDYRDHQEHLKVNNKRMGLAHSDSKLMLQKPKVNDKTVQELNLKRNLANELNEESNDNPSGGKLETNFAQKDVPEIINVGFDTQMAAEAMEALFQGEGIANHDAKDVHLGGQNRSKGSCRGSFRGETDNVKQPSSRKRVRPSGASSQSKKVKSNSVKLCKESLISSKKHLDNVSKINGSGNSDKMPSKIIQRRKAGGTLDRSCIKESNRFDGNATLSGGGTVKKWNLLGEDGTYAPVAHRTRQSLVVNQLKQAENASSDLREEMNHPIEVCALEKKSKRSTGIQASAFLKEKSSMFCPNQSREVDNVKRSRHEQSTQRLTAYANGSEIDALSCPRRRRSCQKLSDPENGSDNLDDAPESVRPKDIGQSVTKRKRPLDDAKSTLVDSNMKRKTRSGGAIYGKSGEIDGEMISKDLAGAKANRRSDRNSSASCPSSAKKVNARMDESPSEKCKVSDSACATTPVNCRTPENAASPVCMGNEYLKQSCKRNMSLFLKEIRSLSTAGPEPPSALKDSRKRRDITDVRVLYSHHLDEDIIKQQKKILARLGVSMASSITNATHFIADQFVRTRNMLEAIASGKPVVTHLWLQSCGQASCFIDEKNYILRDAKKEKEFGFSLPVSLARTSQHPLLKGRRVLITPNTKPAKEIISSLVKAVQGEAVERTGRSTLKGDKIPEDLLVLSCEEDYALCVPYLEKGAAVYSSELLLNGIVTQRLEYERHRLFVDHVKQTRSTIWLRKDGDQFLPVTKQK from the exons atgggcTCGCTTGGAGACGATGATGGTGAAATCAAACCAATCAATACAGACCCAAATGCCAATTTTGCTCATTTCGAGACCCAGGTCCTTGATAGCCAGTTTTCACCTTCTACATTGTCTG GTGAAAAGGGTGAAGCTGAGGATGCTGAGGAATTAAAATATCTGCAGAACAACATGGCTTTTGAGGATACTGTTCCCACTGAATATGCATTTGAAACCCAAGTAGTGAATCTTGATGGGGAAACCCAAGAATTGAATATTGGTGATGAGACCCAAGTGTTGGATGATCCAGATTGCATTTACAATATGGACACACAGTTATTGGATGAGTTTGATAATGAAGTTGCCATTGGTAGTGATAGTGAGGGTGAAGGAACAGATAGAACTGAAGTTTTGGATGATATTGATGAGCAATCTGATGATGGATCGGTAAGAAGTGGCAGTGGTCGGTTAGTGGATGAGGAGAAGGTTCAGGACACTTCTCTTCGTGAACATGATAAAAAGGGAGTGATGGAGCAGTCTGACCCTTTAGCTGATAAAAAGCAGAATCCAG AAGTCCATGTGTCAACTGCAACAAATATTGTTCAATGCATCCAAGAACCAAAACCTG GAGCTCAGCCATTGCGGTTTACTACAGTTTGTGAAGGAATGTTCCGTGCCTCTGCTCTAGCTCGCATGGCTTTGAAGGGAGTTAGCAATGGATCTTGTTCTGTCCCAAGTAACAATCAGACTCTGGAAGTACTTACTGTCAAGAATAGTGAGACGTCTATCATACAGGATCCCCCAAAAGTTGGGGAGCTAGTAGATCAGGAACCTGATGTTGGAGGATGCAATGAAAAAATGAAGGGATCAAGGAATGAAAATGTGTGCAGGGCTGGCAGTAAAGCAGCTAGAAAACTTTTCACTGACGATTCACATGATGTCTATGGAGGACTTCCTCATAACAGCAATAATGCTGAAGTAGAAGAGTTGCCTCAGTTGCCTGATTGTGATGATGGATTGGCAGGGTTAAGCTATGCTGACTCTCAAGAACCTGGGGAGTTATCACAGGCCAATGCATTGGATTTTGTGGACAGGTTCCTTAAAGATAATGCCATGGAATCTCAACAAGAATATGACCATGGAAAGAAATCTTGGGGAAAATCAAATTCTCTCTCAAGTGCAAAGGGCCAGCAAAGTTTGGCGAAGAAAGCCAATGTTAGAAACATATTTGGAGAAACAGGGATTTTTGACTGGGATGATACCCGTGAGGATGATGGAGGGGGAGATATCTTCCGccgaaagaaagaagaattcttTGATAGTGGAGGCCATGGGAGGAGATCCTTTACCCAACCCCAAAAGTCTGGAGTAAGCAGACTAGATGACTATAGAGACCATCAAGAACATTTAAAAGTCAATAACAAAAGGATGGGTTTGGCTCATTCTGATTCAAAACTAATGTTGCAAAAACCAAAAGTGAATGACAAGACAGTGCAAGAATTAAATTTGAAACGAAACCTTGCCAATGAGTTGAATGAAGAGTCTAATGACAATCCCTCAGGAGGAAAGTTGGAAACTAATTTTGCTCAGAAAGATGTGCCAGAAATAATAAATGTAGGTTTTGATACACAGATGGCAGCTGAAGCTATGGAAGCCTTATTCCAGGGTGAGGGCATTGCTAACCATGATGCTAAAGATGTCCATCTAGGTGGACAGAACCGTTCAAAGGGTTCTTGCAGAGGTTCTTTCAGAGGAGAAACGGATAATGTAAAGCAGCCCTCTTCTCGTAAGAGAGTAAGACCCTCTGGTGCTTCAAGTCAGAGCAAGAAAGTTAAGAGCAACAGTGTCAAATTATGTAAAGAGTCCTTGATTTCATCTAAGAAACATTTAGATAATGTTTCTAAGATCAATGGGAGTGGAAACTCTGACAAAATGCCATCTAAGATCATTCAGCGAAGAAAAGCAGGAGGAACTTTGGACAGAAGCTGCATTAAGGAGTCCAACAGATTTGATGGCAATGCGACACTAAGTGGAGGTGGCACAGTTAAGAAGTGGAATTTACTAGGAGAAGATGGTACATATGCACCTGTTGCTCATCGAACTAGACAGTCATTGGTAGTAAATCAATTGAAGCAGGCTGAGAATGCATCCAGTGACCTTAGGGAAGAAATGAACCATCCGATTGAGGTTTGTGCcctagaaaagaaaagcaaacgTAGTACAGGCATCCAGGCTTCTGCATTCTTGAAGGAAAAGTCTTCTATGTTTTGTCCTAATCAATCCAGAGAAGTTGACAATGTAAAACGAAGTCGTCATGAGCAATCCACTCAAAGGCTGACAGCTTATGCTAATGGTTCTGAAATTGATGCATTGAGCTGTCCTCGAAGGAGAAGATCTTGTCAAAAGTTGTCTGATCCTGAAAATGGATCTGATAACTTAGATGATGCACCTGAATCTGTTCGGCCAAAAGATATTGGACAATCTGTCACCAAGCGCAAAAGGCCACTTGATGATGCTAAAAGCACTTTAGTTGATTCAAACATGAAGAGGAAAACACGATCAGGGGGTGCTATTTATGGTAAGTCTGGTGAGATTGATGGAGAAATGATATCTAAAGATCTAGCTGGGGCAAAGGCAAATAGGCGCTCTGACAGAAACAGTAGTGCAAGTTGCCCATCGTCTGCTAAAAAAGTGAATGCCAGGATGGATGAATCACCTAGTGAGAAATGTAAAGTATCTGATTCAGCATGTGCTACTACTCCAGTTAACTGTAGGACACCTGAGAATGCTGCATCACCCGTTTGTATGGGCAATGAATACTTAAAACAGTCATGCAAGAGAAACATGTCACTTTTTCTGAAAGAAATCCGTAGCCTAAGTACTGCCGGGCCTGAGCCTCCTTCTGCATTAAAAGATTCAAGAAAGAGGAGAGATATAACTGATGTTCGAGTTTTGTACAGCCACCACTTGGATGAGGATATAATTAAGCAGCAGAAGAAG ATTTTGGCCCGGCTTGGAGTTTCCATGGCGTCTTCTATTACAAATGCTACACACTTCATAGCAGATCAATTTGTGCGTACAAGGAATATGTTAGAGGCCATTGCTTCTGGAAAACCAGTGGTGACACATTTATGGCTTCAGAGCTGTGGACAAGCTAGCTGTTTCATTGATGAGAAGAATTACATTTTGAGGGATgccaaaaaggaaaaggagttTGGCTTTAGCTTGCCAGTTTCATTGGCACGCACATCCCAGCATCCACTTTTGAAG GGTCGAAGAGTTTTGATTACCCCAAATACAAAGCCTGCTAAAGAAATAATTTCAAGTTTGGTTAAAGCAGTACAGGGCGAG GCGGTGGAGAGAACTGGTAGATCTACTCTGAAGGGGGATAAAATTCCAGAGGATTTGCTGGTTCTATCTTGCGAAGAAGATTATGCTCTCTGTGTGCCTTACCTCGAAAAAG GAGCAGCAGTTTACAGTTCAGAGCTGCTATTGAATGGTATAGTTACTCAGAGGTTGGAGTATGAAag GCATCGCCTCTTTGTGGATCATGTTAAACAAACCCGTTCGACAATATGGCTGAGAAAAGATGGAGATCAGTTCCTTCCTgtgactaaacaaaaataa